The Solanum stenotomum isolate F172 unplaced genomic scaffold, ASM1918654v1 scaffold7686, whole genome shotgun sequence genome includes the window CACGAAGTAGTGGTAAGTTTTGcgcactctaccctccccaaacccgacttgtgggatttcattgggtatgttgttgtttaaaCTGAGAGCACTTGATAAGGAATCTTTTTGAAAAGCATGTAATGTAGCAGATTGTTTAATGTGAGAACATATATTGAGTAGATGATTGAATTCTATCTTGGTGAAACAGCTTTCAGCATATGTGTTCCTTGTTTCCTTGTTTACGCCTAGAAGCTAATAATTCTAATAGTTTAAAGAACTCAAATTACGTGTTCACGTCTGCAGGCTTTTCTCTGAGACGTTTacaatctttttcttcttaacTTGCTCCATCTGAGAAAAGTACTAGAGATGGCAAAAGATAAAGTTGCAAGCTTAGGTACTGAAGTTTCTCAGTCAAAGGAAAAAATGGCCAAGAAAATGCAAGAGTTGAACAAAGAGCTGATTCCTGACAAGATATTTGTTCCTATTCCTGGATCATCCTCTAATTTTATATTAGGTCCATGTTTTAAGACAATGTTTCCTCCGGAGCTCTCGTCTCTTTACCCCTTAGCTGTAGGAGAGAAGCTACTTCTACACTCCGTGCAACTTGATTGGTTCGGAGGTAAGTATCTGGATTCATGGCCTTCTAATAGTAGATCATGGAATGATTGGGTAGATAGAGTTGAGAAGGTCAAAGGGGAAGTTTGGAAATCAGCTGATATCTATGATGCCATTCAGTTGTCAAAAAATGATATCTCGATGGACAAAAATCTTCTGTATGCTGCTTTATGCTATTGGTCAATCTCCACAAACTCGTTCCACTTCAGATTTGGTATGATGGGGCCAACAGTACTAGATATTGTTGCTTTGACAGGACTTAGGCCACATGGGGAGGAAGTCAGTGCCATTCTTGGGATGGCTGGATCGACTTGTCATTTTCCCAAGTATGGAACAATTTATGATAATTCCTTGCGTTACAGCAAGTATCTTGATGTGTCAAAGTCAGAAACAGCTGTGACAAAGGAAGAACATTTATCTTTTCTGTTTACGTGGCTCAGTAAACATCTGTTCTGTGACTCTTCTGTAAACATGATTAAGCAATGCACAAAACTGGCATTCGCTCTTGCTGCAGGTAGAAAGCTTGCTTTGGCACCTTTTCTCTTGTCTAATTTATATCATGGATGCACTGAAATCATTATGGGCAAGTTTCTATATGGAAGAGGTCCATTCTGGATCTTGCAATTCTGGCTACAGTCTTACTTCCCAGAATTCCAACCTGCTACTTTGGATACCTGTAATATCCCCACCTATGCTAGTTTCGAGGAATACTTTCGCTTTTTTCATAAATGTGCATCTAGAACTATCAGCCAATTCACCCCGTTTTCTTCTAGGAAGTTTGGACCTGTCTGGTTTAAGAAATCACTTGATCCTGACTTCCAAAAACTTAATATGCCAGAGCTACAAGATATTTGGGCCAGTTATCTCATTGCTCGAGACCTCCCTTACAGTATCCTTCTGGATGAATCTTTGAAGTGCAAATATGAGGTAGAACATTACTCTCCAAATCAGTTTGCCCGACAGTTTGGTATGACTCAGGCTGTCCCCTTCCACCAATCGGCCAATAAACTTCCGATTAGAAGAAAAGATTTCCAATCTGCAGATTACACTGAAGAAACTGAATCAAGGTTTTGCCAATTGAAAAGGAAGTTTTCATTTGTTCCATTCGATACTAATCCTAGCTCTACTGAGTTCTTTGATTCCTGGTGGTCCACNGAAAAATTGGCCAGAATATGAAGAGGAAATATGAAGGTATGATAACCTTCTTGATGAAACAAATtataagatttctatttttctgaACAAATGATAGAGCCGTCAAAATGCATTTGAATTATTGGTGATTGTTGCATATGTCATTACATTAGATTTTGTGATAGCTTTCAATGTTATATCTCATTCTTGTCCTTTTCTCAGTTTGATTTCTGATTCTGATTTTGGTGTCTTGTACTGCCTCCTTAATTGCTTTCAGGGGATAATATTCCATCGCAATCTTTGGCTCAGCAAGACGTGCCCATACAACAAAAGAACTTGAATGAGGCAGCTGAAAATATAGCTACAACAACATTATGCAAGGTAAAAATTCCCatccccaaacaagcctctggGATTATAATGAGATATATTGGCCTGATTCCTTCACTTTACTTTTCAGAAGACGAAGACTTACTCGAGGAAATTTTCACCAGGCACAACTTCTGCCATACCTTCTACATCAGCCTTCCCTACAAGTTGT containing:
- the LOC125853015 gene encoding uncharacterized protein LOC125853015, which translates into the protein MAKDKVASLGTEVSQSKEKMAKKMQELNKELIPDKIFVPIPGSSSNFILGPCFKTMFPPELSSLYPLAVGEKLLLHSVQLDWFGGKYLDSWPSNSRSWNDWVDRVEKVKGEVWKSADIYDAIQLSKNDISMDKNLLYAALCYWSISTNSFHFRFGMMGPTVLDIVALTGLRPHGEEVSAILGMAGSTCHFPKYGTIYDNSLRYSKYLDVSKSETAVTKEEHLSFLFTWLSKHLFCDSSVNMIKQCTKLAFALAAGRKLALAPFLLSNLYHGCTEIIMGKFLYGRGPFWILQFWLQSYFPEFQPATLDTCNIPTYASFEEYFRFFHKCASRTISQFTPFSSRKFGPVWFKKSLDPDFQKLNMPELQDIWASYLIARDLPYSILLDESLKCKYEVEHYSPNQFARQFGMTQAVPFHQSANKLPIRRKDFQSADYTEETESRFCQLKRKFSFVPFDTNPSSTEFFDSWWSTEKLARI